The nucleotide sequence TGCTAGAATGCAACCATTTGAAATTACAGTATTTTTGGTTAAAGAGGTAAATAATCAATTTTGTGGTTGTGCTTGATTGTTACACTTTCTGGTTTCAGTAATTCGTCAAAATGACCAACACAAAGGGAAAGAGGCGAGGCACCCGCTATATGTTCTCTaggccttttagaaaacatggtGAGTAGATTTACTCTCTGAGAGAAATCGTggcatatatttgtgttttatgaaTAACATTTGTATTGCATTTCATATAATGTATTCTTAATGATATAAATTAACTAGCACCTATCTATTTTGTAATAAGCATGAATTTTATATAGTACTTAAATCGTCAACtagcaagattttaaaatgtacataactgTCAAAGATGGTGTGTGTTGAAAACTAGTAAGGTTGTGTATTTTGATTCTTCTTAATCTTGATACTacttgttttggtttttgcttttttaggAGTTGTTCCTTTGGCCACATACATGCGAATCTACAAGAAAGGTGATATTGTAGACATCAAGGTAAATTATAAAACGGGAAGTAACAAGTTGGAAAAGTTAGACTTAATCTAATATTGGAGCTAAAATACTAGTGTATATGTCACCTGTTGGCTCATTTTTATCCACCTAAATGGGAAAAATCCGTTCCCTGACTAAGCTCATACAAGAGTATTGAACAgctaatttaattttactttcaaaaccAGTTTTAACAGCCAGTggaaaaattggggaaaataatcATGAGAGTTTGTTGAGATGAAAAGGAATACTTTAGTGCAAAATTTAACAATTGATAGAgataactaatttaaaaacagcaaaagctATATTCTCCTGTGACCAATATTTAAATGTGTCCTGGCACTCTAAAGCTTAATGATGATTGTCTTTTTGATTGCATAAAGCAATGTGAAAAATGCATTTCACCGGCTCTGAAAGCTTTTGAGTTgccatttaaaagagaaaaatcttagaGTGTCTTGGATACTTGAATAAAAGTCAGGGtttaaaaggaagggaaattgCTGGCATAACATTTATCTCCTTTAAACAGGGAATGGGCACTGTTCAAAAAGGAATGCCCCACAAATGTTACCATGGCAAAACGGGAAGGGTCTACAATGTTACTCAGCATGCGGTTGGCATTGTTGTAAACAAACAAGTCAAGTAAGTAATGTCATTGTTCTTTGTGGCTACTTAGCATTCCCTCATACCCCCTTTTCACTTTGCCAATTGGACTTATGTCTTTATTGGTCATTCAAGTGGGGCAAAGGAAATATCCTTTTAAAACTCAAGCAAACTGGGTGTTTGTCTTGTATCCTGTCAGAGGAAACAAATTGAAATACCCTTACTGGAGAAAGTCTTACGGGGTTTGGTATTAATTAGTTCTAGGTTTTAGAGTATAAAAAGTTTAATTCGTTGTAAATTTTATTAGTGATCTGGTTTTCGTTAAATTTTCTAGTATTTCAGTGTCTGACACCTTAACCTATCTGGATAAAATGTTCATGGTTTATTTAATAAACGAAAATACCAGAAGAGTTTTGAATTTTGGTTATATTTTGTACAAAGCATTTATAAGAATTTCTGCTTTCGCTAGGGGCAAGATTCTTGCCAAGAGAATTAATGTTCGTATTGAGCATATTAAGCACTCTAAGAGCCGAGACAGCTTCCTGAAACgggtgaaggaaaatgatcagaaaaagaaggaagccaaagagaaaggtacCTGGGTTCAACTGAAACGCCAGGTAAGTGCTTGACAAAGGGTTTCCTGGTTGGTCTCGGGAATTTTAAAACTTGCTCAGTGATaagtttcttttaaatgaaagttaGTGATGTGAAGGAGTTGAATACAAACGttaatttcatttggttctgaCAGCACTTTGAAATTGAGTTACAGTactttacataattattaccTTGTCTTTTTAATAGCCTGCCCCACCCAGAGAAGCACACTTTGTGAGAACCAATGGAAAGGAGCCTGAGCTGCTGGAACCCATTCCCTATGAATTCATGGcataagtgtaaaaaaataaaagacctctgtaaaaatatttctcttcattGAGGAGTATGGCgtcccctcccccaaagaaatatttaaagaaaacttttgtgTCCTAATTCATTGGCTGATGTCTTTCTATTCTAATGTAGCGTTTCTTCTTGCTGAAAGATGTGAAGTGGTTTATTGTGTGACAGAATATACTCCATTTGTTAGGAAACTGCATGTGTTGCATTACAATGAGCTCAGGGAAAGTTGATTACTCATAATTGCATGATAAATAGCTTATTTTAAGGATCAG is from Rhinolophus sinicus isolate RSC01 linkage group LG04, ASM3656204v1, whole genome shotgun sequence and encodes:
- the RPL21 gene encoding large ribosomal subunit protein eL21 yields the protein MTNTKGKRRGTRYMFSRPFRKHGVVPLATYMRIYKKGDIVDIKGMGTVQKGMPHKCYHGKTGRVYNVTQHAVGIVVNKQVKGKILAKRINVRIEHIKHSKSRDSFLKRVKENDQKKKEAKEKGTWVQLKRQPAPPREAHFVRTNGKEPELLEPIPYEFMA